A genomic stretch from Arachis stenosperma cultivar V10309 chromosome 3, arast.V10309.gnm1.PFL2, whole genome shotgun sequence includes:
- the LOC130970022 gene encoding putative clathrin assembly protein At1g25240: MRLWQKATGAIKDRKSIWTAKLMHNGPYQNPIFEAVVIKATSHDEHCIDCKNVQRVFQWLRTSPLHLKPLLFALSFRMEKTKNWVVAIKGLMLMHGVFCTNIAAVQKMGRLPFDFSNFSDGYLRPSKAWGFNSFVRAYFNYLDQRSAFVSSEFKRVSMKNNKKDGLEVEETLMEELKMLQNFQALIDSLLHIKPRNESMKQNALILEAMDCVIVEIFDVYSKFCKRMANVLMRIYDVGGREEAAVALKVLQKASSQGEDLSCYFKFCKVIGVLNASQCPKIERISDEDIEDLERIISSGDNMAIVLSDSCMEKELKTVITEQWEVFDDVDEYSSSWQNKNPFLDSSYDYSLVCQPHLPLPPPPTQVLPDLISF, from the coding sequence atgaggcTATGGCAAAAGGCAACGGGGGCTATCAAAGATAGGAAAAGTATATGGACCGCTAAATTGATGCATAACGGTCCATATCAAAATCCTATCTTTGAAGCGGTGGTCATCAAGGCTACAAGCCATGATGAGCACTGCATCGATTGCAAGAACGTCCAGAGAGTATTTCAATGGCTCCGAACGTCCCCGTTGCACCTGAAGCCCCTGCTCTTCGCCTTGTCTTTTCGAATGGAGAAGACGAAGAACTGGGTGGTTGCCATCAAGGGCCTCATGCTCATGCATGGCGTCTTCTGCACCAACATTGCTGCGGTGCAGAAGATGGGAAGGTTACCCTTCGATTTCTCAAACTTCTCCGATGGATACCTGCGCCCTTCAAAAGCTTGGGGATTCAACTCCTTCGTGCGTGCCTATTTCAATTACTTGGACCAAAGGTCAGCGTTCGTTTCCTCGGAATTCAAGAGGGTGAGCATGAAGAACAACAAGAAGGATGGTCTTGAGGTTGAGGAGACGTTGATGGAGGAGCTTAAAATGTTGCAGAATTTTCAGGCGCTGATTGACTCGCTCCTTCACATAAAGCCTCGGAACGAGAGCATGAAGCAGAATGCACTGATCCTTGAAGCCATGGATTGCGTGATAGTTGAGATATTCGACGTTTACAGCAAGTTCTGTAAGAGAATGGCGAATGTGTTGATGAGAATCTACGACGTTGGTGGCCGAGAAGAGGCTGCCGTGGCTCTCAAGGTTCTTCAGAAAGCGTCGTCCCAAGGCGAGGATCTGTCTTGCTACTTCAAGTTCTGTAAGGTGATTGGTGTCCTCAACGCCTCTCAGTGCCCCAAGATTGAAAGAATCTCCGATGAAGACATTGAGGATCTTGAAAGAATCATAAGCAGCGGAGACAACATGGCCATTGTGCTGAGCGACAGTTGCATGGAGAAAGAGTTGAAGACGGTGATCACAGAGCAGTGGGAGGTGTTTGATGATGTTGATGAATATTCTTCTTCATGGCAAAACAAGAACCCTTTCTTGGATTCATCATATGACTACAGCCTCGTATGTCAACcccatcttcctcttcctcctcctccaaCTCAAGTTCTTCCTGATCTAATTAGTTTCTAG
- the LOC130970259 gene encoding uncharacterized protein LOC130970259 has translation MGFSCADHFILDEKEGDENGGSSAITQQGQGRAFIMEVHHHHQHSNNENNTDFFPVEHPMEPTDEDRPVKCPMPESSVINNNDGGVHDKRHAESLRKRVEISEATVEGGRVATMDTEPRARGVRKRHHTLTHGGDLVMTPLIRMPTPPPLPSHQNIAIFEMLQQLDKFEP, from the exons atgggattttcatgCGCGGATCATTTCATTCTT GATGAAAAGGAGGGAGATGAGAATGGTGGGAGCAGTGCAATAACTCAGCAAGGTCAAGGAAGGGCCTTCATAATGGAAgtgcatcatcatcatcagcatAGTAATAATGAGAACAACACAGATTTCTTTCCAGTGGAACACCCCATGGAGCCTACAGATGAAGATCGTCCAGTCAAATGCCCAATGCCCGAGTCATCCGTTATCAATAACAAC GATGGTGGCGTGCATGATAAAAGACATGCAGAAAGCTTAAGGAAGAGAGTAGAGATATCTGAAGCCACAGTGGAAGGAGGAAGAGTGGCTACCATGGATACAGAGCCTCGTGCTCGAGGAGTCCGAAAGAGGCACCACACCCTCACACATGGAGGAGACCTTGTAATGACTCCATTAATCAGAATGCCAACGCCTCCTCCCCTCCCCTCACACCAGAATATTGCCATCTTTGAAATGCTTCAGCAGTTGGACAAATTTGAgccttaa